Below is a window of Conger conger chromosome 16, fConCon1.1, whole genome shotgun sequence DNA.
TTCTCCGTCGTGGCTGCAGTTTCTACTcttcacattttgtataaatagCAAAATAAACCACTTAACTTCACCGAAGTTGGTGAAAAAAACTCACAGGTGTGAGTCCACAGTTATGGGCGCATTTGGGCGGGCTCAAAATCAACCGTcttctggtttaaaaaaacaacaaaaaaactgtattgtactgtatagttGTAAAATTTCACAGTAGCATGCTCTTTACAGCAAGTCATGCTTTTGGCGCCAAAAAAGCGCTGCATTttacagtattgtactgtacttaagaaaaactgtacattactgttagaATTTGGCCgtatttttacagtaattttttacagtgtactcttgttagaccacacttggagtactgtgtgcagttctggggaccgcactataagaaagacAAGACAGGCACTGGAAAATgctcagagaagggcaacctggttgattccatgtatcaaagataagagttatgaggatagacttaGGATGCTTAATCTTTTTAAGCATAGTAAAAGGAAGCtaaggggggatttgattgattgataattaaattcattaaagggattaacaaagtgaattataggggattcttcaggttgagttcggttagcagaacaagagggcacacatggaaattggcaaaggagaaattccgtacaggTATTAGGAagtattgctgggctgaatggcctgttcttgccattaccttatgttatgttatgttatgttaagttatgttatgttatgttatgttatgttatgttatgttatgttatgttatgttatgttatgttatatggCCAGAAAGCACCAGTGACTCCACCGTATATAACCCTCTGCTTTAAAGGGTACCTCTGTCTGTAGATTTTATTGCATTTGTACTGGTAGCTCAAAAAACAGAGGGAGGAATATATTTAGTATGTACTAGTATCCCAGTAGTTGAGCATCATCTCACACATACCCTGTAAGAAAGACATTTGTTTGGAGTAGGACTTTGAACGAGACGCCTCCACTCATGTACAGAAATCTTTAACTCGCTGCCTTTCGGTTCAAAGTTCCACTAACAAGGAAAGCCTGGTATAAAAGATACTGGATCTTTATGCCGATATAGCTGCCTTCAGTGCATCCAGTGAAACCAGAAATTGGGGGCTGATGCACAAATGCATCAGGTAGAGTACTTTATTCTGTCAAGATTGATGACATTTGTCATGAAGCCAAGGCAAAGTTTAACTTCACTTATTGTGAAATGGACAATGATGATTTtgagccatttaccattttgaatTATGTTCTTGTATATAGTCCTCACCTGCTGCCAAGACCTCTTGGCACTTCTGGGGTGGTATTTAGAATGGTTGACAGAATTATTGCTTCACCCATAGATAATTTCTAGTGGAGATCTACATTCTCTACATTGCAATATACATTAATTAGAATAACCCCATACTTCCTCATTGACACTGCCTGCAATTTTCTTCTCCCTGGTGGGGAAATATGcaactctcactctcttcaTGATTCTTTGTGATTATCTTATTTTTGCAATCACCACCCCTTGTGAGTGGGACATCCTGAGTTGAGCAAGTTTATATACAGGTTTGGGGATGATTTGTTGAGCTGAACTTAGAATTGGCTTCAGTAAATTGAGCTCCATTGGTGGTACAGGCGCCAGATTAGCCAAAGACTTGATTTGTTTCCGATTGTTTTGAGAGTTGTCAGATTGTCAGATTGTTTTGAGAGTTGTTGTCTGGGAATAGGCAGCCTATAGTCAATTTCAAGGCATTGTATGTTGGCCATTTGGTTTTCagaaagtgtttgcccccttcctgatttcttatttttttgcatgtttgcatgcagACAGACTTTGACctttaatgtctctgcttcccctagaagggggtagctagcacactccagtcttacagcaaggtcaaccaGGGGTATTCAAacaacaaaatactgataaatgttcctggccagcttcatgtctttttgttttggtaaagcacCCCCTTCTGGGAAAGTGTGTacaagagtcttactatgtctgattcaaatcagaaagccggtaagctttctcactttctgtcatttctttgcaaataaatacaaaagttaaactcaagtatagctatcgttgtttttactgggatctgtttcatcagacgaatgctcacctgtgaaatataaaaaagtgcaCTTTTCCCTAATAATCATCAACTGAGATAAAGAGGAAAATGGTGGAAATAAAAAGCCAGTATGTGACTGCATACAAGACCTTATTTTGAGTTCCTTTTCCTGCTGTGGTTTATCATCTTTTTGTTTAGTCTCACTGGTATCCTCCTACCTATGATCTCTAATGTTTGTAAATCCTGAGAACAACAAAAGtaaatttatataattataGCCAGGatctgctgggtggctcatcttGCGTTCTGGTATAGTGATTCACCATCACTTCCCCTCTGTCTGGTATTGAATCCTGACCATGCCAGAAAATACCAGGGTCTTCACATGACAGTCATGACCCTGGTCATCAATTTCACGATACAAGATGGGCTCCCTTCCACAATCTGGGGCCCTGCAATCTGTCTGTGTCCACTGCACAGGAATGCAATGACTGCGCAGCTCAACTGCAAAGTGAATTGAGCACTGGCAGGCAGAATGCACTACAGGGAAGAGTACATGCTTGATTGTACGCTCTTTGACAGGCCTATGAATTAAATCGTCATTCCAAATTGGGTGTAAACTGATGCAACAAAATTAATAACTAGTCTCTTTACCTTTTTTTAGCTATTTTTCCTCAAGACCTGGAATGCTTCTCCCCCATTCCCTGTGATGATTCTTTTGACATTGGTAGGTGCTTGGTTCTGCATCTCTCCCCCACAGTTTTTGTCTTTACTTGCAACTACTATTCTCTCAAATGTTCAATGCCTTACAAATACCAAAGCTAGGACCAAAGTTAAGTATGTTCCGTTGCCATATACTATGTGCTCTTTGTGTGTCAATGTGCTGTATGTTTACAACCCAGAAATAATGTTTGAGAAATGATGCTGTGATGAATTGAATCTTGTGACAGAAAGTCCACGGCCTGAAGCTCACTTATTTTGGTCTTAGTTGTTGCCTTTTCGATACATTTTAGTAGTTTTTGGTCACTCTTCATTGGATTCTGACCTCTAAGACAAGCACACAAATTTGTCAAATTAGACTGCATCACACATTGAAATTGAATTATTGTtgcacaatatttatttatttatttatttatttatttgcagacaacataatacaGTCTCTGTTTGAAGGTCAAGAAGGATATTCCAGTAAGTACCATTCAACATGTATTGTATTTACAGGTTTAGGCAAGTATTTGAATCTCCAGCCAGTGTTTATTTGGACAAAACACACTATATAATTTGCCCACTATAAAACTGATTTATGCAAAGTGCACCCAACCATATATTTCTTCTTGGTCAAAATATTGTCTGGGGTGGCATGTAGCAGGCAATATTTTGATGTCTTCATCATTACCAAGTCCTGTTAACTCATTATTAAAACATTCTTTCAAATGAACATGTTTTCTTTCCATTTGTTTTGTAAGAGCAGAAGCTTGTAGTGAGTTGGCTAGCCTGTTGATTCTTGTTTTTGGAAATGTGTTTCTTGCTTTAGTTTGCTGGGCCTTTCACTTCTTCTTTTCACTTCTttcgaaaaaacaaaacaaaaaaaaaacaggtgatGCTGCTACGATACCAACTTCTCCAGCCAAGTCGGAGCCAGTTGAGCAGGAAACAAACAGCAATTCCAGTATTCTGAAGAGAGGTATGTTCGCAGCTATAGCATGAGAAATGCCTAAAGGTTTACCTTTTCACTTATCAGGGTCACAAGATCACTTTCTTCATGTTCATATTTTAGGCCTACCTGCCTACTTGACATCTGGACATCCAAAGAAAGCAAAACGCCAGAGGAGAGGTGATCCATCTGTTTAGATTGAAGAAATATATTGGAGATTGTGATTTATATTTACACTGCAAAAGAATCTGTCTTAACATGGTTTTAGTCTAGTAATGGGACTCATAATCATATTTTTGTTTGCTCAAGtagaacattttttaatgttacTATTTGCTTGGAAAGTGAACAATAAAAttagtcttatttagcaaaaaaatttaataatagGAATAAGAATAATGCTAAATATAAGATTGAAGTATGTGTAAGGGTtcactattttttgtttttggtcaaTGCTTCTGCTTCAGGTACAGTATTCATACTTTAACTCGACCTCCTGATCCCACAGTTCCTCCTGGCCCCAGGACATCTAAGAGCAGAGCTAGGAAGCACAGGCCCCAAAAGAACTGTGAGAGCAAAAGTGAGTGTGCTTGGGCCTCAGTATgaccatacacaaccacaatAAGACCACAGCCATTCATATTGCAACCCTCCACTCCAGAGGTCTGAGAGCACAGTCGCCCTCCCTCCTGAAAAACAGCACTCTTCCTGGAAAGTGGCAtgcaagatttatttttgtggCCTATATTAATCTTCTCGCGTGTGATATACACTACATGCATCATCATTTTCTACTTAGTTTTTTGTAATAAGGTTTGGTGATATAGAAAATGGCTGGATGCAATGCAGCTCTGCCTACAATTAAGCCCATTTTTAGATGGACAGTTCCATTATAGTCACAAGAccagacaaaaataaattttgCAGGAAACGATAaaaggtacatgattgtaatCATAGCCTATTTCATTGTACCTCATTCAGCCATGTCCTAATCAAGTGTCATCCAAGCTATGTCTATGTGATTGCAATTTTAGTTTAATATGGATAACAGTCAGTTAATGGAGCCATATTAAGCCTCTGTTTGATGGCAGCCTTTCATACTCTGGCTGTAAAGCACGAGTGTGGCTTATGGTGATTTTCAGAGCCAGACAGTCTTCTAATAACTTTCCCGAAAGTCCTGTTCTACAGGCATGCCAAGTATCATTGATGATAGTTGTAAGAGGCAAATAATGTTTTTACCTCGCCTGGGCTGAAACATTTCCATACCAGACAGTCACTGAATATTAGATGCCAATTTGAAGTTTATTTAATACTGGAGCAGAAGAACAGGTAGAGAGCTGGACAAAAGGCCTTACTCTCCAAAGAAAAAACATATGCTACATTTGTGCAAATATGACCAAGGTTGACATTCCAAGTACAGGTTGAATCCAAAACGTGCACACATGAttcaataaatgtgtttttgttcattataGTTTCTCTTCTTTATGCAGGTCCTGTTTCACCAGAGGAGGTTGTGACCACAGCTTCCCCAGGGATGGTGCGGTTAAGCCCCTGCACTGTCCCACAGTTCCTGCAGGTGCCAGTCTTCATGCCAGCTCCTCCTGGTGAGCACAATAGCAAATCCCCCAGCCATGGTTCTGGGCTTCACACAACACGTACCCCAAAACATCCCATACCTGCTGTCGGTTTGACTCCTGGCTGGAAAGCTGCTTCTGTACCCCCGAGGAAAGCCCCTGTGTAAATAGCCGCAGTATATATCCAGTTCTATAAATGGATTGTGCTGTATGTACAAAAATAACCTGTATACACTGTTCTGGATAAGGGAGTCTGaaatgccaaaatgtaatgtcccgatcaacattatttttttcagtgtcaTTACTGCCACCATCCTCATCATTATCGGCAATATCATTGTTGTGAAAACCCTCATCATTCTCCTCCAAGTCACAGACATTACAAATGCCACagggattattattatatttatgggtattttttcccctttccagGTGGGCCCTCTTTCCAAGTGACCTTTACGACTGGCCCTCCGCAGATGGTCAACATCCCTGTGGCCAACACCCTGGGCCCTGGAGGTCCCACCTATGTTCTGGGTGAGGGAACCGCGGCAGTACAAATTCCCTTCTTCACACCCACTTACCTTCTCTGTACCAAGTATAGCCAAAGTTAACAAACCAAGACTCATAAACAAATGTGTAGTGGTACTCTGGGAACACATAACCCTGTGAAACCATTCCAATGCTGTTCAAGGCAATGCACTTTCCAGGATTCATGCTCTCATAAATCATCCCTTTAACATCCATTACTCCATGACAAGTGGTTTGTATTCCCAATAAAGTACATTTCCTGCAGGTAATGTGTTGTAGAACCCCTGAATGGAAGTGTTTGTAAGTTCATGTGAGTTTGTAAGGAACTaagagttttgtttttattcattcagtgaACAATTATACTTTTGCCATAAAAGATATTTAAAGACCTGCTGTCATTCTATTGAATTTCAAGTCTCACTTCCCCTTGCTGAGGGATGTGGACTTCAGTACTTCCTGTTATGAATTTGTCTGTAAGCTCACCTTTCTTCAGTGCACTATTAGGGCTGATCCCTTTCTGGATTTCATATCAACTTCAGTTCTCTATTTCATAATTAccctattcatttatttcacttgACAGTTTTGATAAAGTCACGGGCTACTGCTGAAGACTGTTGCTCACTGATTACATCATCTTACTGTGGGCCTGTATTGGACTGAACCAGCAGTGGTGTAATGCAGCTCAATGCAACAGTTACATTTatcctggctacaccggggcttcaaCCTCCAACcttttgggtcccagtcatgtaccttagccccacTAGGGTGTGCCTGATGTGGTGGCTTCAGGATCTGATCGATGTGATTGGATCAGGGTTCTGTTTTCTGATCGATGTGATTGGTTCAGGGTCTCATTGACTGACTGATGCTATTTCCTCTGCAGTGCCATCGCCTGCGGTTGCACCCAGCCCCCAGTTCATGCCTCAATCTCCCGGTGAGTTGCCACAATAACCCTTGGTGACCAAATTATTTCAGCAAGAGAGAAGGTTCAGCCACATATGAGGAGCCATTCTTTCTGTACTATATTAGACTTTACTTACACATTTATCCCAGTCAATGCCcctgcatttcattttgacatgCACATCCTCTTTCATTCATTGTTTACAGCATGAGCTCCAGATTAGGGTTACTCCAGGGCCTAATGGCAGTGTCTGAGCATGGGGTGAATTCCTGGGCACGGGTTAATCAGGTCCTTAACCACCCAACCACCACACATTCTGGCCCAGTTCTCCGTAGAGTCATTGTGAAACAGTGATTAAAGACAGGGCATGTGATTCACGAGgctgtgtattttattttatttagtggCCGGGACGGTAGTTCCCCCCGATCTTGCAGTCTCCACGCCACTGAGTTCCTCTTCGGACAGTGCAAACAAAGTATTGTCTCTGGCTTCTGTCTCCGCCCAGTCTCCTGTGAAAGGTATGTCTGCTTGTTGACACCACTAACCTTTTAATGTTAATAAACACATTGCATATCCATAATgtgacattaggaagtattttttcacacagagagtggacaCTGTGGAGTAGCTTAACAGGACAGAGGCAGAAACAATGGGGATTTtccagaccaggcttgatactaTTTCACTTtttggcaaactaagcagtaggtacactttagtggtaggaaaaggcgagcgttgctgggctgaatggcctattTTCCTCATTATGTGAAGACTATAGCAACAGGGTATTTTGCAAACAGTCCCACGAAGTGTGCACCAAAATACCCTactgtgaaaaaatgaattattcatgaaaataaatgagaattaaaaatatttttcacagcaGTGTCATACTACAATATCGGGAAGGAAGTGCCACCCCAAGCCCACAGCATTATGGCCCCCCATCTCACTGCCCACTTCacctcagaccccccccccccccccctcatctcaCTGCCCACTTCacctcagaccccccccccccatctcactGCCCACTTCacctcagacccccccccccatctcactGCCCACTTCacctcagaccccccccccccccccatctcactGCCCACTTCACCTcagacacccccctcccccatctcacTGCCCACTTCACCTcagacacccccctcccccatctcacTGCCCACTTCACCTCAGACCTCCTCATCACCCCCCAAAAGAGCATTGCACACGAAATTGCGAAACATTATCATTAATACAGCTACCAACACAGCTGGCTAAATGCAATGCCCTCGGCTGCGTATAAAACCACAAGTGTAGACCACAAGCCATCTGAAATCTATTATAACGGAATGTTCCTAACCTCACCGGTAAGAACCATCCATCAAGTTCTCGTACAGCTCAGTGGTCCACCCAACCAGGCCTATCATGATTTCAGACAAAGAGGGAAGTCAAAACAGTCTTCAGCTGATGATCTGTTGCTGAAAATATTCAGTACGAAGGAGGGGTGTGTTCTGCGAAGACACTTgttcccagttcacaacagttTCCCAGAGTATGGGACTGAACTGAATCCCCACTCCGCCcagcagcaatgcagggtggCTAGGACTGttcagggagggtgggagacaatcagcagggtgATCCTTGCATTGTCATGATCAGGAGCCAGCAGTCGGTCTCTGAAAGCTCTGCAGTATAAAGTGCAGTCTAGAAAACCCTCCTCACCTGGAGAGACAAGTTCACTCAACCCATATGGTCACAACCAgtcctcacacacaaatacacacacccacccatgtCAGAAAGTTTGTGCCGACTCATGACCAGTCCTtacgcaacacacacatacatacatacagtggtgtgaaaaagtgcccccttcctgatttctctttttttgcatgtttgtcacacttaagtttcatatcaaacaaatttaaatatttgtcaggcaacacaagtaaacacaaaatgcagtttttaaatgaaggtttttattattaagggagaaaaaaaatccaaacctacatgggcCTGTGTGAAAAACCTGAGTTCactttctctagccacacccaggcctgattactgccatacccgttctcaatcaagaaatcacttaaataggacctgcctgacaaagtcaTTTACATTTGGCAATATTTTGTGGAGGTTGTTGTCATAcaccaaaaatgtacattgtaGCTCAGGTAAAGTGTTTAGTTTCAGTTTACATCACCATGGGGTTGGCAGTTTAAACTGGTAAACCACAATAGTTGTGTTTATTAAACTGAAATTGAGTCTGTTGTAAAAGAGTGCATGAACATTGAGTGTTTTTTGTCTGTTCAGAGGTACCATCATGTAAAGGGTCAAAATCCCCAACCTCGAAAGTGCTACCCGACCCAGAAATACCAAGTAAGTTCTtaaatcaaataataataataataataataataataataataataataataataataataataatatgttgaTATTGTGTATTTGGGctttaaattatgaatatgtttatattatataataatatgtaaataatataattttggatTGCAGGGGTTAGTTCCATTTCAGTTACACCCATTAAAAAAACTTTGGAATTcgatgaatgaattaaaaaagtattttggggTGTCTtggtggtgcagcctgtagagcactgaccgcatgctcattgcgagccgcgatgtcggcggttcgaatccgaccgtctgacatttgtcccatgtatttccctctctctcgctcccattcttcctgtctctctatactatactgtccaataaagctgaaaaagggcaaaaaaaaaaaaaaaaaaaaaagtctttcgATTCAATTATTCATTTGGTGCATTTCAGCAAATTTACTGAATTGTCTTAATTGAAgtagtagggcggcctgtagcgtagtggttaaggtaaatgactggcacacacaaggtcggtggttctaatcccggtatagccacaataagatccgcacagccgttgggtccttgagcaaggcccttaaccctgcattgctccaggggaggattgtctcctgcttagtctaatcaactgtacgtcgctctagataagagcgtctgccaaatgccaataatgtaaaatgtaatgtaagtagtACCCCAACCCTGGTGGAAACCCTACACAACATTGTAATGTCTgcttgtttccttgtttccttcCACAGAATGTGTTGAGCAGTACATAAAAACGGGCAAGTCGCTCATGAGGAAGATGTGCAGCAGTGTGACCACTGAGACCAGTGTGCCTTTTGAGTCCCGGTATGTGGACGTGAGCCCAGCCAAGCGACAGCTGCAGGTAAACATAAGGCGGAGCGCCAAACGGTGCCTGGAGAAGGAGCTGGTAGTCCTTGGTGATGGCGACCGGAAGCGGGCCACGGTGGAGAGAGGGCGGGTCTTTGAGGAGGGGCCGGGGCAAAGGTGCGGCGGGGCCTCGATCGCCCTGCTGGGGAAGAGCGGGGCAGGGAAGACAGCCTTCATCCGCAGGCTGTGCCTGGACTGGGCCCATGGCGGCCTCCCGCGGTTCGACTTCCTCTTCCTATTGGAGGGACGGGCCCTGAATGTCCTGCAGGGTGGGTTCAGCCTAAGGAACCTCCTTTTCAACATTTCAGCCAACCCCAAGCTTAGCGAAGACTCTGATGTGGACTCCAACGTGGATGCCATCTTCAGGCACATCCTGGGCCACCCCCAGAAGGTCCTCATCATGCTCGACGGTTTCGATGACTTCGGTGACTGCGATGGCCTCCTGCAGTCCCCGGCCACCAGCGTCTTCAGGGACGACTACAGCGCCAAGCAACTCTTCTCCGGACTGTTCCTGAAGAAGATCCTGGCTGGATGTACACTGCTGGTGGCAGCTCGACCCAAGGAGGTCCTGAACCAGCTCCTTGGGAAGGTGGACCGGATCTTCGACCTACCCGGCTTCTCACCCGCAGAGGTCGAACTCTATGCATCCCGCTACTTTGAGGGGTCCCCTTGCCATGACCGGGCCCTAAAAAGACTGCAGGAAGGCGGCTATGCTCTCAGGCTATGTGCAAACCCCTtcctctgtgagtctgtgtgcttcCTCCTGGACAGGCAGGATGGGAAGAAACCACTGCCGTCCACACTCACAGGACTGTTCGAGGCGGTGACTTACCACCGGTTGTGCACGATTGGccgagagcaagagaaagaggggCTGGAGTCATGGCGGGCGAACGTTTCGAAGCTCTGCCGCGTGGCTTGGGGGGGCATGAAATCCTACACTTCCCAGCTGCCACTGCAGAACGAGCTGAGCCCTGCGGAGCAGCATGCGCTGGCAGGTGCCGGCGGGATTCTCACTCCTTACGCTCGGTGGCACGGCAAGGAGGAGCCCATAGGACGTGGCTACGGGTTCGACCACATGCTCTCCCAGAGCTTTTTGGCTGCCCTGCACCTGGCCCTGTCCCAGGACATGAGCAGCAGGGCCATGGTGACACAAATGGGGGGGCAGCCACGGAAGAGGAAGCTGCCAGCTGACTGGACAGACACCATGCACCGGCTCACCATGGCCCTGCTCTTCCAGAAGAGGGCTCTCTTTCGGGGTTGCTTCCTGGGCGCTGAGGGCCGGGCCGGAGGCAGGAATGTGGCAGCTAAGCGTGCCGCGGTGACAGCCCGCCTGAAGGGCCTGAGTACGTCGGAGCTGAGTCCTGCCAAGCTCCTGGAGCTGTGCCACTGCGTCTTCGAGACGGGCGACACCAAACTCACCAGCTGCCTGAACAAGAGTCTGCCCTGCCAGCTATCCTTCAGTGGAGCCCGGCTGGACCCTCCTGACGTCTTTATCCTGCACCGGCTCCTCATCCTCAGTACCAAGAGGAGCATCTCCCTAAACCTGCAGGAGACCGGCATCAACGTCTCCGGCCTCAGAGAGCTGCTGGGACTTAAGTGCGTCTCCTCCTTCAGGTGAGAAGGTTGGGGTCCTGTTCCTTGCCTCATGTAGTCGCCTCCTCCTGATAACTATATATTTGATAGCTGCATGATCTGGTCTCAACTCAAAATCTTCTGTATAGCTTATTTCATCATAAAtttgtcacagttgttgcagtTGGAGCAAATAAGAACAAACTTTGAGAGGAACCAAACTGACttggggagcccatcctccgccCATTTCATAATTAAGTAAATTTCATAAAATCAGTTAATTTTAGTCTTCATAATTAAAGGTGGAGGTGGTTTATACACAGCCAATCCAGTGCTACACCAGTTGCATTCATACAGTATTCCAGTTAAGTGCATGAAGTTAGAAATGGCTTGAAAGCTATGCAGTTGCCAGGTGTCAACAATAGATTTTTTATATGTATCTACCTAGAGCTTATTTTATAAGTAATGATTTAAATGAATGTCTCATTACAGAGCTTCTATAGGGGATGTGATTACCCTGTGGGGAGATCTGAAGAAGACAAATGCAGAGGCTCTCCTGAGAGACACAGTTTCAAAGTTTACTATCAACCCCTTCAAAGCTACTCGCCTGTCTCACATTGATGACCTCGCTCTCCTCATCCAGATTCACAGAGAGAAAAAACTGCCTTTCTGGTATGTTAACAACATGTCCTGTTACAGTTAGACACCATTTTTGCTAAGAAACTGATGCTTTGATTGACAGTGATGGTTGACAGTGCTAGTTATAATACACATCTGCTGCACACTGTAGATTTACGCAGTATATGCCTAATATTACATTTGTGACAATACATTATCTTGAGTATTTTCTGCATACTGTGAATGGAGTAGATTTGCAACATAAAATTGATTGTGAATGTTGTTTAAATATATGACTGAAAAATTAGCTTTGTATGCAGGCTTCAGCTCATGAAGTTCAACCAGAGAAGATGTAAAATGAGTTTTTACAGTAGTTTTAAGACGCTTTAAGATATATACAGAGTGATAACCACCAGTGGACCCAGGAGATGGCTGGATGTTCCCTGGAACCAATCACTTGTAAATGTATCGTTAATGACCCAATAGGACACTGGTGTTTCTTTTGTCTTTATGCAAAGCAAGCTTTCTGCTTTAACAGACAATAGCACTAATATAGCCGATAAAATGTGTTGTTTCAGTgactccagccaatcagagcccatACCAGACAATGATTCCTTCAGCGTCCCAGCTGTGCAGAACCTCCGAAGGCTGGActttgagtgagtgagggaatgagtgggagagggagggaatgttcagtgagtgagtgagggaatgagtgggagaggaagggaatggtcagtgagtgagtgagggaatGAGTGGGAGAGGAAGGGAATGGTCAGTGAGTGAGGATGGAAGGGAATAAAAGAAGGGATGTGAGAGTGAGTAAATGAGGTAGGCAGCACTTCTTTTGTAAATCAGGAGGCAGcagggaagaaatgtgtgtgagtgacgtGACCGAAGCATCTCAGAACTTTCCAGA
It encodes the following:
- the ciita gene encoding MHC class II transactivator isoform X2: MREMAFEYLPEYMDDPLHEEDLSAIFPQDLECFSPIPCDDSFDIDNIIQSLFEGQEGYSSDAATIPTSPAKSEPVEQETNSNSSILKRGLPAYLTSGHPKKAKRQRRVPPGPRTSKSRARKHRPQKNCESKSPVSPEEVVTTASPGMVRLSPCTVPQFLQVPVFMPAPPGGPSFQVTFTTGPPQMVNIPVANTLGPGGPTYVLVPSPAVAPSPQFMPQSPVAGTVVPPDLAVSTPLSSSSDSANKVLSLASVSAQSPVKEVPSCKGSKSPTSKVLPDPEIPKCVEQYIKTGKSLMRKMCSSVTTETSVPFESRYVDVSPAKRQLQVNIRRSAKRCLEKELVVLGDGDRKRATVERGRVFEEGPGQRCGGASIALLGKSGAGKTAFIRRLCLDWAHGGLPRFDFLFLLEGRALNVLQGGFSLRNLLFNISANPKLSEDSDVDSNVDAIFRHILGHPQKVLIMLDGFDDFGDCDGLLQSPATSVFRDDYSAKQLFSGLFLKKILAGCTLLVAARPKEVLNQLLGKVDRIFDLPGFSPAEVELYASRYFEGSPCHDRALKRLQEGGYALRLCANPFLCESVCFLLDRQDGKKPLPSTLTGLFEAVTYHRLCTIGREQEKEGLESWRANVSKLCRVAWGGMKSYTSQLPLQNELSPAEQHALAGAGGILTPYARWHGKEEPIGRGYGFDHMLSQSFLAALHLALSQDMSSRAMVTQMGGQPRKRKLPADWTDTMHRLTMALLFQKRALFRGCFLGAEGRAGGRNVAAKRAAVTARLKGLSTSELSPAKLLELCHCVFETGDTKLTSCLNKSLPCQLSFSGARLDPPDVFILHRLLILSTKRSISLNLQETGINVSGLRELLGLKCVSSFRASIGDVITLWGDLKKTNAEALLRDTVSKFTINPFKATRLSHIDDLALLIQIHREKKLPFCDSSQSEPIPDNDSFSVPAVQNLRRLDFDLGAQNGPMGFLKLVKILPDLQWLQHLDLEDNKIADSGAEILAAVLPALSSLEMLNLSQNCIGDAGVAKLAPALPSLPALLCLSLYSNLIGDCGAENLATVLPQMKSLTDLDIKYNKFSNSGAMKLSESMRSCPLMKSIGMWNHFIPHGVLERLNQQDSRIRML
- the ciita gene encoding MHC class II transactivator isoform X1, with the protein product MASLGTDMVPFQDILCQVRRCVEEASLEEVQSLLEELMEVQVLSRDYYLSLVQESDSEDLVRRISLPVWQNWDVCRASIQPLLHRPPPCGASQSPSTDGSKMREMAFEYLPEYMDDPLHEEDLSAIFPQDLECFSPIPCDDSFDIDNIIQSLFEGQEGYSSDAATIPTSPAKSEPVEQETNSNSSILKRGLPAYLTSGHPKKAKRQRRVPPGPRTSKSRARKHRPQKNCESKSPVSPEEVVTTASPGMVRLSPCTVPQFLQVPVFMPAPPGGPSFQVTFTTGPPQMVNIPVANTLGPGGPTYVLVPSPAVAPSPQFMPQSPVAGTVVPPDLAVSTPLSSSSDSANKVLSLASVSAQSPVKEVPSCKGSKSPTSKVLPDPEIPKCVEQYIKTGKSLMRKMCSSVTTETSVPFESRYVDVSPAKRQLQVNIRRSAKRCLEKELVVLGDGDRKRATVERGRVFEEGPGQRCGGASIALLGKSGAGKTAFIRRLCLDWAHGGLPRFDFLFLLEGRALNVLQGGFSLRNLLFNISANPKLSEDSDVDSNVDAIFRHILGHPQKVLIMLDGFDDFGDCDGLLQSPATSVFRDDYSAKQLFSGLFLKKILAGCTLLVAARPKEVLNQLLGKVDRIFDLPGFSPAEVELYASRYFEGSPCHDRALKRLQEGGYALRLCANPFLCESVCFLLDRQDGKKPLPSTLTGLFEAVTYHRLCTIGREQEKEGLESWRANVSKLCRVAWGGMKSYTSQLPLQNELSPAEQHALAGAGGILTPYARWHGKEEPIGRGYGFDHMLSQSFLAALHLALSQDMSSRAMVTQMGGQPRKRKLPADWTDTMHRLTMALLFQKRALFRGCFLGAEGRAGGRNVAAKRAAVTARLKGLSTSELSPAKLLELCHCVFETGDTKLTSCLNKSLPCQLSFSGARLDPPDVFILHRLLILSTKRSISLNLQETGINVSGLRELLGLKCVSSFRASIGDVITLWGDLKKTNAEALLRDTVSKFTINPFKATRLSHIDDLALLIQIHREKKLPFCDSSQSEPIPDNDSFSVPAVQNLRRLDFDLGAQNGPMGFLKLVKILPDLQWLQHLDLEDNKIADSGAEILAAVLPALSSLEMLNLSQNCIGDAGVAKLAPALPSLPALLCLSLYSNLIGDCGAENLATVLPQMKSLTDLDIKYNKFSNSGAMKLSESMRSCPLMKSIGMWNHFIPHGVLERLNQQDSRIRML